The Streptomyces achromogenes DNA segment GCCGACACCGTGATCGTGCCGGGCTGGGCCGACATCGACCGCGATCCGCCGGCCGAGCTGGTCGAGGCGGTGCGCGCGGCCCACGAGGCGGGCGCCCGCGTGGCCTCGCTCTGCACGGGCGCCTTCGTGCTGGCCGCCGCCGGTCTGCTGGACGGCCGGCGGGCGACCACGCACTGGGCGCACGCCGAGGAGCTGGCTGCGCGTCACCCGCGGGTGACGGTCGACCCGGACGTTCTCTACGTGGACGACGGCAGCGTGCTCACCTCCGCCGGCAAGGCCGCCGCCATGGATCTGTGCCTGCATCTCGTACGCCTCGACCACGGCTCGTCGGTCGCCAACACGCTCGCCCGCCGCCTGGTCGTGCCGCCGCACCGGGACGGCGGCCAGGCCCAGTTCGTCAGAACGCCGATTCCCGCCCCGGGCAACCACCCGCTCGCCGAGCTGTTCCCCTGGGCGCTGCGTCGGCTGGACCGTCCGCTCACCGTGGAGGACCTGGCCCGCCGGGCGCGGATGAGTTCGCGCCATCTCGGCCGCCACTTCAGGTCGGTCACCGGCACCACTCCGCTGCAGTGGCTGCTCACCCAGCGGATCCGCCGTGCGCAGGAGTTGCTGGAGACCACCGACGACACCGTCGACACCATCGCGACGGCCACCGGCATGGGCACCGCCACGACACTGCGGCGGCACTTCAACCGGACGGTCGGGGTGCCGCCGGACGCCTACCGCCGCACCTTCCGCTCCCGCGGTCTTCCCCCGGCGCACAGGTGACACAGGTGACACACGAGCGGGACCGGATGAAACAGGGCGTTGACAGCGCCGCATATGCGCCTCAGGATGTCAGCCACTCACTCCGCCGCTGGTCAGGAAGACGCTTCCCCGCCGATTGAAACGTTTTAAGGAACCACCGTGCCGCCTGTCGCCCCACCCTCCCGCGCCGCCCGAAGACACCGTGGATCCCGCATGGCCGGAACCCCGCGTTCTCTTCTGACGGTCCTGCTGGTCGTCTGCTTCGCCGTCTTCGGCGGCGTGACCGGACAGTTGCCCCTGGCGAGCGCCGCCCAGGGCGCCCCCGCGGCGCTGACGGTGAACAGCCTGACCACGCCCGTCGACGTGGCCCCCGACTCCACCCCGCTGCTCGGCTGGCAGG contains these protein-coding regions:
- a CDS encoding helix-turn-helix domain-containing protein, which produces MTTVALAVTDGMLHFELALACEVFGSDLTGVADPWYHFSLCGPAAVRVGHFRLEPDHGLDRLEHADTVIVPGWADIDRDPPAELVEAVRAAHEAGARVASLCTGAFVLAAAGLLDGRRATTHWAHAEELAARHPRVTVDPDVLYVDDGSVLTSAGKAAAMDLCLHLVRLDHGSSVANTLARRLVVPPHRDGGQAQFVRTPIPAPGNHPLAELFPWALRRLDRPLTVEDLARRARMSSRHLGRHFRSVTGTTPLQWLLTQRIRRAQELLETTDDTVDTIATATGMGTATTLRRHFNRTVGVPPDAYRRTFRSRGLPPAHR